In the genome of Candidatus Rhabdochlamydia sp. T3358, the window GGCGCTAATTTTCTTCCATAATGATTGCGATTTACCCATTTTTCCATTTGGGGTTCGAGTATTTTAAACTGTTCTTCATTTAATCCTTGCTTGCTCATGTCATCTGTCTTTGGTTAAAAAATAAAAAGATCATGCATCATAGCGAAAATTAATATTCAATTCAAGATAGGTTCCTGGTTAGAGTGCTTTTTCTTTCATCTAAAAACCTTTATTTTTTTTACGAGTGATTTTTATAATAACTGTTTATAAAACTTTAAATATATTAAAAGAATATGTTTTTTATCTAATCATTTTAAATTCTTAGTCTTATAAATTTAACCTGTGTTAATAATAAACTAAGATAGATTCATCTGTTTAATAAAATAATTACAAAATATAAATTTTTTAAAAAAATAAAAAGGCATGTGCGCTATGTTTATTAATTTCATAGTTAAGTTGTTTGTTCGTTTTAATTTTTATCTATTCATTTTACCTACAGCTTTTGTGTTTGGTAGCCAACCAAATGTGGAACAAGAAAAGGTGATATATACAGAGACTGTGGAAGAAGAGCAACCATCTCCACAAGAAAAAAAGTTAATTAGAGTACGTAGGAAACCACCAAAAAGAAGAGGACCTACTCCAAGGCGTTTACAGGTTCCACAAGAGTCAACTGCAACAGCGCCAAATTTGGAACGGCTTTCCTTAAGTGCAAGAGATGCAAGCCCTGAGGGGAGAAAATCTACAGATGCAAGCAGAAAACGGCCCTCTCCTACCGCTGCTCAAGCTAGTCCTCCTAAACAAGTAAAGGTAGAGAAAAAACCCGTAGTTCCTCCTGTAGCTGGCCTGCCTATTGCATATGCTCCTACTCCAACACAGAGCAATGACCGTTATAAATTATTGCAGGGTCTCAAATCTAATTATAGCCCCCTTAGCTGTACAAATCCTCAAGAAACACTGAAAAGTTTTAGGCACTTTAGATTGCAATGGAACATTGACAATCAACCAAATACAGGAATGGAACATATATTACGAAGGCATACATATGACTATCACGATGGATCTGTAAAAGAAAAACAAAGTATGTTCCCAAGAGGAACTACAGATATTGAAATCAAAAATATGATTAAAGAAGTAGCTGAAAACCCCATTAGTAAAACCCGTTCAAATGCTGAATTAGGTATAAAATTCTTGCAAATTGAAGGAAGGGCAAAAAACAACATACCACTAGTAGTAGGTTATAAAAAGAATATGGGTCTAAATAAACCCTTAGATATTGTGCAAGCATATCCATTGGGTAAGAAATATGAAGTGCAAGTTCTTCCTTCGCCTACAAGAAGAAGACGCGCAGCAGGAACAGCGCAAAGGATCCGAGCAGCTACTAGATCCATAGTAAAACATCTGAACCTTCCCAAGCTATTTAGAGATTATTTTAGAAGTCAGAAACACAAACCCTCTACATTAGGTATGGAAAACTTTTTGAATCCATCTCCAATTATAGAACGGGGTTTAAATTCTATAAATACGCCCTCTCAAGAAGCAAAAACAGTTTTAGGGCCAATAGTTACTCGTGATGATATTAAAAAAAGCTTAAGACCTCTTAGGCTTTTATCTTTAGCTTTTTCAAATGCAGAGAATTCGATGGATCTCATCACTTTTACATGGAAAACAATCACAGATCGTAGCTTTCAGCTGCCTTTTGCTTATACAAAGCAGTATGAGTTCTATAAAAACAATGAATTAGTTACACAAGGTGATTCTACTACATTTACCCATCAACCGGATGAGAGTGTATGGACTGAATATAAAATTGCCTTTACAGACAGCGAAGGTAATAGAGAAGAAAGTATGCCCTTAAAAGTGGGCGCTAACATGATAACCAATCTAAAAGCAACAACTGCAGATCGTAAAATTTTGCTAGAGTGGGATCCTGTTACTATTGAAAATCAAGAAATTACCTATAAAGTTTTAAGAAATGAGAAAATTCTAGCAACTCTTAATACAAACTCATTTGAGGACAATGAAGTAGAGTCTGATCAAGATTATATTTATCGGATCTTAGTGTTTGTTCCCAGAGGGCATCGCATACTGTATAGTCAGCCATTTATAGTAAATGGTGAGTCAGCAGAGGGGATAGATTCGTTTGCACTCTATACCCATCTTCTTTCAGAAGAGGTATCTGATTTAAATGATTTAAGCGAGCATCCGGAAGAGCATTACACGCCTATTAGTGAAAAAGAACCAAGTAGTGTTATCGTACAAAACTCTATTATTACTTGGGATGATGAGTCAGTGGAAATGTTAAATGGAATGATTGATGTAGTAGCCAACGGCCAATCTTTGCTATCTCCTAGATGTTTTGATAATGTACGCATATTATGGGATTATTTGCTCACAATGGTTGCTCAATATGTAAAAGAAGGTCAAGCTAAGGTTTATTTCCCAGATCAACCCATAGTAGTTTCTCTGCAGAAGAAAGAACAAGATACAGTTGAATTTCAAATAGATGATCAATGTGTAACTATAGATGAAAAACAGTGTTTAACAGCAATTCTGCATGCAGCAGAGCAATTTTTTACACTTCTTAATGAAGTATCTATTGATAAATACACTTTACTCTTAGAGCAAATTAAAACGCTGCAAAACCAGGTGCTTATACAAGAAAAACAGCAGCCTATTTTACAAGCTCAAGTTAAACGCAATTCAACAAATGAAGTTTTATTGTCTTGGATACCTGATAGTGCTCAAGATATAAAAAACTATGAAGTTCTGATATGTAATGAACCTCTAACTGTTTTACCCGCAGATACACGAGAGTATATAATTAACATTCAAGAAGAAAATCTTTTGGGAAAGCATGTTTATCAAATAGTTGCCAATGATCAAAATGACAGGGAATATGAACCGTATTCTGTAGAATTTGAAGTTACCACATCTTATTTACAAGTAGAGAAAATCACACCAGATGTATTTGAATTAAACTGGGCATTTTTAGGAGAGGAGATCGGTTCTATTGAGTTTTATAACGTATATCGTGATAACACTTGCATAATGCAAGTATCTAAAGACACTACTAGACTTTCAGATACAACGCTTCTTGCTCCAGGAACTTATACTTATAAAGTAGAACCTCTGGATGAAAATGGGAGCTCTTTGGAAATACAGCCAGCTGTTAGAGAGATTGTAGTCATGAAGGAAAATTATTTACGATCTTATGTAAATGCATCAAATATAGTCAAACTTAGCTGGGAATTCTTGGATGAAGATGAAGGACTTCAGGTCTATAGAATTTCTCGCGATGGTAATTTTATAAGATATATACTTAAAGGGCAGCCTAAGGAATTTACGGATACCTTAGAGCTTGAATCAGGGGAGTATACTTATACAGTAGAAGCTCGAGATAGCTCTGGAAATATTCTAGAAACAAAACAAGTTGTTATAAAAATCGATGACTAGTTAAAACAGACACTCTAACTGGAAACAAATCCAGTTAGAGTGTTTTTTTAAGAGTATTGTAATGAGATTTCTTTTAAAGAATTTAACAAGCACCATTCAACAGATCTGTTATCCCTCTATTTGCATCTATTGCCATAAACTCTGTCATTCTAAAAAACACATCTTTTGTAAAGAGTGTTTTGATTTAATCGATATTTTAGGAAAAGAAGAGCGGTGCTCTTGTTGCTTTTCTGCTTGCCTTGAGCCCTATTGTTTGTCTTGTATACAGCAAGCCAGCGTAAAACAAGCATATGTCAGTGAGCAAGAAGGACCTATTTGTGTTTTATTAGAAAAGATTCTCAACGGACAATACTACAGAGTTCCAGCCGTGGCAGCGCTTATGGCTTATCAGTATATAAGAGAGGACTTCTCCTTACCTGATTATATTGTACCTAACTTATATAGACATAAAAAATTATCCGTTTTACTAGCAAAAGAAATAAGTAAAATTTTACATGTGCCGCATAGGCGATTTTTTTTAAAGAAGCTGCGAAATAGTCATGTTTTATTAATAGGTTTTCGACAAGATCAGAGCTATGAAAAAAGCCTGCAAGTAGTAAAAAAAGTGAACCCTAAAACCTTAATGGGGTTTACCTTGATTGGACCTTCAAGCTTCTAGATTGCGTCTAGCCATGTCGATTTGACGACGTAGTCTTTCATCTTTTTTCACAAGGCCTGCAATTTTTTTCCAGGCGTGTAAAAGGGTAGAATGGGTTTTCCCCCCAAAAGCAGAAGCAAGGCGCATAAGAGAATCATTAATGAGTTCTTTAGCAAGATACATAGCAACTTGCCTTGGGAAGGAAACATCTTTTGAGCGAACAGAGCTTTTTAAATCGCTAATGCGTACTCCAAAAATGGTAGCTACGCTTTTTAAGATATTATCTACAGAGATTTTTTTGTGTGAAGAGGCTTGAAATAACTCACCTAAGGTGCTTTCTACAACTTCTTGTGTGACATCAAGTTTCATCAAGCGACAATACGCATTGAGGCGGTTGATAGCACCCTCAAGTTGGCGTACGTTGTTATAGATGTGCTCTGCAATAAAAAATGCAATCGATTGAGGAAGACGAAATCCCTTCTGTTCTGCTTTGTGTTGCAGGATGGCTACTCGTGTTTCTAGATCGGGGATTCCTACATTGGCTACAAGTCCCCATTCCATTCTTGCAATCAATCTTTCAGATAGTTTGAGTTGTCCTGGAGGTTTGTCGCTAGTAATTACAATTTGCTTTCCTTGATTGATTAAGCTCTCAAAAGTATTACAAAACTCTTCTTCAAAATTAGGGCGATTTTGCAAAAACTGAATATCGTCTACGAGTAAAACATCTAAAGAGCGATAGAACCGCTTCATGCGATCTAAAGATTTATTCCGTAAGTTATCAACTAAGTCATTAATGAAAGCTTCTGTGGTAATACAATAAACGCGTAGCTTTTTGTGTCTTTCTCTTACTTGATGACCGATCGAATGTAAAATATGGGTTTTACCTAAGCCCACACCTCCATGAATAAACATAAGAGTGTAAGATTTACCGGGACGAGTGGCAATTCCTACAGCAGCAGATTTTACAAATTGATTCGAAGGACCTTCAATGAAATGCTGAAATGTATAATTAGGGTTGAGTTTTACTTCTACGGTATGTTGAGAAGAAGGGGCAGTTAGAGTCAAAGGAGATTGTGGTAGCGGATCTGTTTTTTTTGTTTCTGAAATGGTAAAAGATAAGCTAAGTTCACCTGTTGCTTTTACTGATAGAAAAGAGCTGAGTTCTTTTTTGTAATTATTAATGAGGTATTCTTGAACAAAAATGTTTGGCACCTCAAGACAGAGTTCTTCAGTAACTTCTTCTCGTATGCGAATCGGAGCAAACCAGTTCTGAAATTCTGTGGTAGAACATCGTTTTTCAACAGTCTCTAAAAATTCCGACCATGCTTCTTGCGGTGTTTTTGTCAACATAGATTCCTAATTAATTATACTTATGAACAAACTTTCCACAGATACTTCTGGGCTATCTTTTATGTCGTCAAGTTAACATTGATGAACAAAGCTGGCAATAGATTTTTGCTCAGGTTTGGATGATCAAAGAGGTAAATAGTTAAGTCTTAAAATGGCAGGAAAGGAAAAAAAATAGTTTAAACTCTTTTATTTAAAAAAAAGGGTTTCAAAGTCGTTTGGCATAAATTAGCTATACGCTATGACAAGCGCTGTAGCTTGATTTATTATTTCAGGATTTTGACTTTTTTCGAGTTCTTTTGCTTGAGCTAATGCTTGTTTTTTATAACCCAAAGCAAATAGAACTTTTACTCGATTAAGTAGAGTGGGTTGATGAAGAGGATCGAGTTTAAGCGCCTTTTCAATGTAATTTAAAGCCATTAGGTTATTGTTTTTTTGTAGATATAAAGCACCAAGGGTTTGAAGATCATAAATGGAAGAAGGAGATAAAGTAATAAGTGCTTCAAAAAAAGTGATGGCAATATCGTATTTGCCTTGTTTGATATAAGAGTAGCCGACAAAACGTAAATCGGAGAGCTCTTCGTCACTCCATCCTAATATAGATATCCAATCGATTTGATTCATGGTTGTAAGTTAGCCTTTATGATATTGCCCTCTTCGAGCGTTGATTTCTTGAATTTCTTTATCTAAATGCATAATGGTTTGTAAAACAGAGATGAGTGTTTTTTTCTCTTTTTCATGATATTCCTTTTCAGGATCGGAATGATCTGATTCTTCTTCTTGCTGTTGATCATCTCTTTTTTTTCTGGAAAAGGTTTTCAGAGAAACGATCTTTTGTGTTTGTGTTTCATGTTTTTCCTCCGATCCTAAAGAAGGAATCAACTGAAACATAAAAAATCGTTTTCTTAGCTCGGAATATCCTTGAGGAGGAGTGAAAGTTGCCCAAGTCTGTTGTTTTTGAGGTTCGAGCAGAATCTCTAACTCTGTTAGAAAAAAGGGATGGGTAATCTCTATTTCTGTCTGTTCTTGAATGCCGCGAGCTTCAATCAGCAGTTTCTGATCGAGCTCTCTTAAGTCCTCTGCATAACGAGTCGAAACCTCAATTCCCAAATTGTCAATTGTACGTGGCGGCATAACTGTTTACCTAAAGTTGTTTTATACTCTTATTTAAGAGATTTGCCATGTTGCGTTTAAATTATCAATAGATCGATGGTTTTAGGATAGAAAAAATCTCTTTTCCACCAATTTCCCTTTAATAATAATTTATTTTTAATAATTAACAATTAGCGTTTTAGAACGACGTTTTTTACTAAAATTTACTTAAGATTCTTGCCAACTTTATGTTTTAGTGATAGATTGTGGGAAAATGTGGGAATGGTAGGCCAAGTACCCTTATGCACAAGTTCTTTTTTAGTGGGTCAACAGCAACTAAAATTGATGAAAAAGGAAGATTTGTCCTTCCTCAAGGGATGCGCTTTGGTTTGGTGGAAAATGGTGTATTAGAGTTTAGTCTAGGTCTTGGATTAGGGGGATGTTTAGCTATTTATCGTCAAAGCGATATTCAAAGAATTGTGGCTAAATTTCAGCAAAAATCGCACCTGGGCCAGTATCAAAAATTCTTCACATTGTTTTTTTCCACACTATACCAAACCACATGCGATAAAATTGGAAGGGTGCATATCCCGCCAACTTTGAAAAAAGCGGTAGGAATTACATCTGAAATTGTAATCGCAGGAGTTCTTAATAAAATTGAAATTTGGCCGAAAAAGCAATACGATACACAGCTTGAGGCTGTGCTAAGCGGTAAAGATGTGGATATGAATTTAGCCAAATTAACAGAAGAAGCATTTGCTTTACTCGAAAAACCAGAAGAGGAAATGGATGACGCATAATCGACTGCAAATAGAACACGTATCGATTCTGGTAGAGGAAATGTTACACTTTTTTCAAAATTCACAACTGTCCACTTTTTTTGATGGAACGTTGGGAGCAGGGGGGCATGCCAAAGCCATTTTAGAGGCGCATCCAGAGATTCAGAGATTTATCGGTTGTGATAAAGATCCGGAAGCTCTGGAGATTGCATCTAGAGTGCTTGAGCCCTGGAAAGATAAGGTAGAGCTTATTCAAGGGAATTTTGCAAGCCTTGACCAGTATTTAAACGAAAGAAACATTCAACATGTGGATGGTTTTTTTTTGACCTAGGAGTGTCTTCTATGCAACTAGACAAAGGGCGTAAAGGTTTTAGTTTTTCAGAGGAGGGGCCTCTTGATATGAGAATGGATCCTTCATCTTCTCTTACTGCCATGGAAATTGTAAACCATTGGACAGAAAAACAATTAGGTGAGCTATTTCGTTTAGGCGAAGAGCCGCGTTGGAAAAGAGCTGCTAGGGCGATTGTGGAAGAAAGACGCAAGAGAGTCATTAAAACCACAACGCAATTGGCTGATACCATTTCTTCTTCTTTGAAGACGCTTCTGAAAGGCAAACTGCATCCTGCAACCTTGATTTTTCAAGCTTTGCGCATGTGTGTAAATCATGAGTTGGAAGGAATCACCGAAGGAATTACCAAAGCAATCCAATATCTTTCCTCTGGTGGTATTATGGGTGTTATTAGCTTTCATAGTTTGGAAGATCGTATCGTAAAGCATATTTTTAGGCAAGCATCGGATCGATCTAAATCCCGTGTTTCTGAGCCGGTTTTGCATTTAATGACAAAAAAACCAGTAGTTCCTACTCAAAAAGAGATGCGTGCAAATCCTAGAGCTCGAAGTGCAAAAATGCGTGTAGCGGAGAAAATATAGGGATCAAACAATCATGTTAAAGAGAGTATTCATTCAATTAGCTTGCTGTATAGGGGTTTTTGGATGCTGTCTTTGCTCTTATGTAAATACACAAAATGCAGTGACTCGTCTGCGGTTAGAAATTCCTATACTCTCTTCTGAACTCAACAAGTTAAAGGAACAAAATAATCGCTTAAAATATGAGATTGATCTTTTTGAGAGTCCTGAACATCTTATGCAGCTAGCGCGTTGTAGTGAATTTAGTCATCTAAAATATCCAACTTTGCAAGAGGTTTTGACCGTTTCTGAAGCGGTTATCTTACCAAAATCCCCCATAGAAAAAGAAAAAGACCTTCCCATCCTTAAATGGAATCTTGCGATTGGGGCTAAGCAATAATGTTGGATAACAATCCCTTGCCTTGGCTAGTAGCTTACAAGCGCCTAGTATGGAT includes:
- the dnaA gene encoding chromosomal replication initiator protein DnaA, with product MLTKTPQEAWSEFLETVEKRCSTTEFQNWFAPIRIREEVTEELCLEVPNIFVQEYLINNYKKELSSFLSVKATGELSLSFTISETKKTDPLPQSPLTLTAPSSQHTVEVKLNPNYTFQHFIEGPSNQFVKSAAVGIATRPGKSYTLMFIHGGVGLGKTHILHSIGHQVRERHKKLRVYCITTEAFINDLVDNLRNKSLDRMKRFYRSLDVLLVDDIQFLQNRPNFEEEFCNTFESLINQGKQIVITSDKPPGQLKLSERLIARMEWGLVANVGIPDLETRVAILQHKAEQKGFRLPQSIAFFIAEHIYNNVRQLEGAINRLNAYCRLMKLDVTQEVVESTLGELFQASSHKKISVDNILKSVATIFGVRISDLKSSVRSKDVSFPRQVAMYLAKELINDSLMRLASAFGGKTHSTLLHAWKKIAGLVKKDERLRRQIDMARRNLEA
- a CDS encoding DUF5399 family protein, which gives rise to MPPRTIDNLGIEVSTRYAEDLRELDQKLLIEARGIQEQTEIEITHPFFLTELEILLEPQKQQTWATFTPPQGYSELRKRFFMFQLIPSLGSEEKHETQTQKIVSLKTFSRKKRDDQQQEEESDHSDPEKEYHEKEKKTLISVLQTIMHLDKEIQEINARRGQYHKG
- a CDS encoding type III secretion chaperone, encoding MNQIDWISILGWSDEELSDLRFVGYSYIKQGKYDIAITFFEALITLSPSSIYDLQTLGALYLQKNNNLMALNYIEKALKLDPLHQPTLLNRVKVLFALGYKKQALAQAKELEKSQNPEIINQATALVIAYS